In Listeria cossartiae subsp. cossartiae, one genomic interval encodes:
- a CDS encoding YxiG family protein, whose translation MSLKRKMNTINQAILKELYKYPEKRLHKTHVNLRKSNLEFVFAENAEDIQPLVLIIEGVTAYYFQRNYGESRFDLDTDESSLLLLETLEVVMPPFKIGEDRADFIAEGNLILELDEISYVIECKKIKLNDVVFNLDE comes from the coding sequence ATCAAGCGATATTAAAAGAGTTGTATAAATACCCTGAAAAAAGACTTCATAAAACGCATGTGAATTTACGCAAGTCCAACTTGGAATTTGTATTTGCTGAAAATGCTGAAGATATTCAACCGCTAGTATTAATAATAGAGGGGGTAACGGCTTATTATTTTCAACGTAATTACGGAGAAAGTAGATTTGATTTAGACACGGATGAAAGTTCGTTGTTACTACTAGAAACGCTTGAAGTAGTGATGCCTCCTTTTAAAATAGGAGAGGATAGAGCGGATTTTATTGCTGAAGGAAATCTGATTCTTGAGTTAGATGAAATAAGCTATGTTATAGAATGTAAAAAAATTAAATTAAACGATGTAGTTTTTAATTTAGATGAATGA
- a CDS encoding HEAT repeat domain-containing protein: MVHNDMNYHDLLGKVHSLSDVDELSNILEELKEYPTNSQLEKLFKSYIDDESPLIRCIAFEGLAKCEIKDTEIAQKAIEHLNDEDIVVMSCIELLAEYEYLEAVPYIKNLLRHIDAGVRCTAAEALGDMNCKEHLMDIVQVNKVEIDDLAKVGQRYGIYMLSNESDEISALNQLVELLYSSNVTASYRAMSNLIAVLNERNRSLIFMAFQEKLKEKIENGFKMDLEDNLKAYFS; the protein is encoded by the coding sequence ATGGTTCATAATGATATGAATTATCACGATTTGCTTGGAAAAGTTCATAGTCTTTCTGATGTAGATGAATTGAGCAATATTTTAGAAGAATTGAAAGAATATCCAACAAATAGTCAACTAGAAAAATTATTTAAATCATATATAGATGATGAAAGTCCGCTAATTCGTTGTATTGCTTTTGAAGGTTTAGCAAAGTGTGAAATTAAAGATACAGAAATAGCTCAAAAAGCGATAGAACATTTAAATGATGAAGACATTGTCGTGATGAGTTGCATAGAATTGCTGGCGGAGTATGAGTATTTGGAAGCAGTTCCTTATATCAAGAATTTGCTTCGACACATAGACGCTGGAGTTCGCTGTACAGCAGCAGAAGCTTTGGGAGATATGAATTGTAAGGAACATTTAATGGATATTGTTCAAGTTAACAAAGTAGAAATAGATGATTTAGCAAAAGTAGGGCAGAGATACGGAATTTATATGTTGTCTAATGAATCTGATGAAATTTCCGCTTTGAATCAACTTGTTGAACTCCTATATTCTAGCAATGTGACGGCTAGTTATAGAGCTATGAGTAATTTAATAGCCGTGTTGAATGAAAGGAATCGTTCTTTAATATTTATGGCATTTCAAGAAAAGTTGAAAGAAAAGATTGAAAATGGTTTTAAAATGGACTTAGAAGATAACTTGAAAGCGTATTTTAGTTGA
- a CDS encoding HEAT repeat domain-containing protein gives MDAKQLLQILKNTPNETQMLKIIPKLGKYAKGKTVENALVSLLESSSEKIRAAAIDALLTNPHKRIKKLVTAHMTDTNLVKEKCFEYVGYHWMKQAEPILIAHLNDVDQWVRYFAILNIGDMRSYELIENVEKHLENENSDVVKSGCYLTLFLLSETEEGKTYYEEELIHLLNSTDDAARYVTINTLSDIGKNREREKIIKALSACLNIEVDDENIFVIKNCIRSLKYW, from the coding sequence TTGGATGCGAAACAATTACTCCAAATATTAAAAAACACTCCAAATGAAACTCAAATGTTAAAAATTATACCCAAACTAGGCAAATACGCAAAAGGAAAAACAGTCGAAAATGCGCTAGTTAGTTTATTAGAATCAAGTAGTGAAAAAATCCGAGCTGCTGCGATAGATGCTTTACTAACCAACCCTCATAAACGCATCAAGAAATTAGTAACGGCTCATATGACTGATACTAATTTAGTTAAAGAAAAATGTTTTGAGTATGTGGGTTATCACTGGATGAAGCAAGCAGAACCTATACTTATAGCGCATTTAAACGATGTTGATCAGTGGGTTCGCTATTTTGCGATTTTAAATATTGGAGACATGAGGTCTTATGAATTAATAGAGAATGTGGAAAAACATTTAGAAAATGAAAACAGTGACGTGGTGAAATCTGGGTGTTACTTAACCTTGTTTTTACTAAGTGAGACAGAGGAAGGCAAGACTTATTATGAAGAAGAGCTTATACATTTACTGAATTCAACGGATGATGCAGCTCGATATGTAACAATTAATACTCTAAGCGATATAGGAAAGAATCGTGAAAGAGAAAAAATAATTAAGGCTCTTTCTGCATGTTTAAACATCGAAGTGGATGACGAAAATATATTCGTAATAAAGAACTGTATTCGTTCATTAAAATATTGGTAA
- a CDS encoding Imm26 family immunity protein, with amino-acid sequence MKNNYQALSLDLRLFNEKQLSSVSIRTKKALKPKYSLGDIFQIYLNKEKLYSYAMCVKEERPNEDIPYHIFAFFDFFPKKEASLQDLEEQLISDNVLMLSHCGVTGVLNGEWQKVTSMQPLYYDFSKIEYVSKEDGGVLRPNEITYYKSMGDPNNGEFIKIDYEEAKKINNPYGIPGQFWIEGFLEDLY; translated from the coding sequence ATGAAAAACAACTATCAAGCGTTGTCTTTAGATTTAAGATTATTTAATGAAAAACAACTATCAAGCGTTTCTATTCGGACGAAAAAAGCGTTAAAACCAAAGTACTCACTTGGAGACATTTTCCAAATATATTTAAATAAAGAGAAACTCTATAGTTACGCAATGTGTGTAAAAGAAGAGAGACCAAACGAGGACATTCCTTATCATATCTTTGCATTTTTTGATTTTTTTCCCAAAAAAGAAGCATCATTACAAGATTTAGAAGAGCAATTAATCTCTGATAATGTCTTAATGTTGTCCCATTGTGGAGTTACGGGAGTACTTAATGGTGAGTGGCAAAAAGTAACCAGTATGCAACCATTATATTACGATTTTTCTAAAATTGAATATGTGAGCAAAGAAGATGGGGGAGTTTTACGACCAAATGAAATAACATATTATAAAAGTATGGGTGATCCAAATAATGGAGAATTTATTAAAATTGATTATGAAGAAGCAAAAAAAATAAATAATCCATATGGAATCCCAGGTCAATTTTGGATAGAGGGGTTTTTAGAAGATTTATATTAA
- a CDS encoding HEAT repeat domain-containing protein produces MLKEMKKILDEIKTITQQKPFDYETAEGLIAELNLEAAPLELEKILLASINNDDENARIFAYEYLYYFDSEAVFQAALIGTTDDNDLVQICAIEILGNLAKIESLTYLEKALKENDPSVRCFAAESIGFVGTDDAKILLEKQLDKETDSFAKVGIYSSLYFLGEEAMLSNIIALLDDSYHLTVIRSLSVLEDCIDQANKEIILLSIENLLKRDIPISVKEKAEIVLEKIKRE; encoded by the coding sequence ATGCTTAAAGAAATGAAAAAAATTCTTGATGAAATTAAAACTATTACCCAGCAAAAACCGTTTGATTATGAAACGGCAGAGGGTTTGATAGCTGAGTTGAATCTTGAAGCGGCGCCACTAGAATTGGAGAAAATCTTACTAGCTAGTATAAATAATGACGATGAGAATGCTCGAATATTTGCCTATGAGTATTTATATTATTTTGATAGCGAAGCGGTTTTTCAAGCAGCGCTGATAGGGACAACGGATGACAATGATTTAGTTCAAATATGTGCTATAGAAATCTTAGGAAACTTAGCTAAAATAGAAAGTCTTACTTATTTAGAGAAAGCTTTGAAAGAAAATGACCCGAGTGTACGGTGTTTTGCGGCTGAATCAATTGGCTTTGTGGGAACTGATGACGCGAAGATACTACTGGAAAAGCAGTTAGATAAAGAAACGGACTCTTTTGCAAAAGTGGGAATTTATTCTTCACTGTATTTTCTTGGCGAAGAAGCAATGCTTTCTAATATCATTGCTTTGCTAGACGATAGCTATCATTTGACGGTAATAAGGAGCTTGAGTGTTTTAGAGGATTGTATCGACCAAGCTAATAAAGAAATTATACTATTAAGTATTGAAAATCTTTTAAAGCGGGATATTCCAATTTCAGTCAAGGAAAAAGCAGAAATTGTTTTGGAGAAGATTAAAAGAGAATAA
- a CDS encoding DMP19 family protein, translating into MTYEEFTELAQSFLKKDEEAQPLTHGEKLIVAQYIYEDYVPMDGFLLTYFNVNAEMLDLLIEAYTKLGDKANLELVQAFATWAKKINRLDDYSTVISKLSDEDWEFLDNISDKYPLGEEASYSNILLEE; encoded by the coding sequence ATGACATACGAAGAATTCACAGAATTAGCTCAAAGCTTTTTAAAGAAAGATGAGGAAGCCCAACCGTTAACGCACGGTGAAAAATTAATCGTCGCACAATATATTTATGAAGATTACGTGCCGATGGATGGTTTTTTATTAACGTACTTTAATGTTAATGCAGAAATGTTGGATCTTTTAATAGAGGCATATACGAAACTGGGTGATAAAGCCAATCTAGAGTTAGTCCAAGCATTTGCTACATGGGCTAAAAAAATTAATCGTTTAGATGATTATTCTACGGTTATTTCTAAGTTAAGTGATGAAGATTGGGAGTTTTTAGATAATATTTCAGATAAATACCCATTAGGTGAAGAAGCTTCTTATTCCAATATTTTACTTGAAGAATAA